The nucleotide window CCGGTTCCCACGGTGCAATTGCGCGCCAGCTGCACGGCGAGATCGAACTCGACCGCTTCGGCGTGACGCTGTCTGGCCCGCCAGCGGGGCGAAGCCGCGGCGGCGTACAGCCCGGCCAGCCGGGCGGCGACCAACCCGTCCCACACCGTCATGAGCACCGCTCGCGTGTCGGCCGGATGGGCGTCGGCGAGCTCGTGGGTGACGGCGCTGAGCCAGGCACACGGGTCCTTGACTTGACGATCAGCGGCGACGGTCACGGCAGTCAGTTTCCCACCGCTGCCCGGAAGCAACCCCGAGCTGATCATGCTTCACCCGAGGACCACCCGGTCGGTGGCGGACCGTTGAGCGGCGTCGTAACCCAATCGGGCACTGGGCGTGACCGAATCGTCACTGCTGTGCGATCATGTCCGCGCTCAGTGCCGAGCACGCCCTCCGTAAACCCCCGTGAAAGGCCCCCGAGTGATCAAGATCAGCAAGAGCCGGGCCGGCACCCAGCGCGTCACCTTCAGCCTGCCGATCGGCGCGCCGCCCGGGCGGGTGAGCGTCGTCGGCTCGTTCAACGACTGGACGCCCGGCCGCCACCACCTCACCCCGCGGTCCAACGGCCGCCGGTCGGCGTCGGTCGACGTCGTGCCGGGCACCGTCCTGCAGTTCCGCTACCTCGGCGAAGACGGCCACTGGTTCGACGACCCCGACCTGGCCGACCGCGCCGACGGCAACTGCGTCTGCACGACGTCGTAGCCGCTCACCCCCGGCGGCGCCGCTTCCCCGGCGGCCCGCCGCCCCGCCGCGCCGGTTTCACCGCGGCGGGCTTGCGTTCGGCGGGCTTGCGTTCCGGGCGCTTGCGCTCGGCCGGCGCCTGCGGCCGCCCCCGCGTGCTGTTCACCGTCCGGCCGCGGACGATCCCGATGAACTGCTCCATCAGGTCCGTCGTCTCCTCCTCCAGCCACGACAGCGCGACGCTCGACTGCGGCGCGTCCTCGACCGGCCGGTACGTCAGGTCACGGCGGTGGTGCAGCCGGGCGAGCGACTGCGGGACGACGAGCACCCCGACCCCGGCCGCGACCAGCTCGATCGCGTCCGCCGTCGTCTCGGGCCGGGACACCGCCGGACGCCCGGGCCTGCTCTCCCACGCCAGCGTGTCGTCGAGCGGGTGCAGCACGACCTCGTCCGCCAGGTCCACGGTGGACACTTCGTCCGCCGCCGCGATCAGGTGGTCCTTGGGCACCACGACCACCGACGTCTCGGTGTAGAGCGGGATCGCGTGGAGGCCGTCGCGGTCGATCGGCGACCGCAGCAGCGCCGCGTCGGCGTCCCGGGCGCGCAGCAGCCCCGCGGCGTCGGCGGCGGCGACCGGGACCAGGGTCAGCGGCACCTCCGGCACCCGCTCACCCCAGGTCCGCACCCACTTGGCGGGCGTCGCTCCCGGGACGTACGCGAGCTTGAAAGAGGTCACCGGGTCAGGTTACCGGGAGTGACGCTGGCTACCCTGGACGGCATGACGTCGCACAAGACCACCCAGACGATGAAGCCCGCGACGGCGGCGAAGAAGCTGGGTGTGTACCTCGAAGCCACCCCCGCGGAGTTCCGGGAGGGCGTCGTCACGCGCGACGAGCTCAACGCCCTGCAGACCGACCCGCCGGAGTGGCTGCGCGAACTGCGCCGCACCGGCCCGCACCCGCGCCCCGTGGTCGCGGCGAAGCTGGGCGTCTCGATCGGCGGCCTCACCCGCGGCGGGATCACCGAGCCGCTCACCACCGAGCAGATCGACGCGCTGAAGGCGGAAAGCCCCGAGTGGCTGGTCCGGGAGCGTGCCACCCAGGCCGAAGTACGCAAGGAAGCGGTACGGCTCAAGGAAAAGAACTGAAGGCCGACCTCTCGGCCGAGGCCGCGGACCGCCTCGACGCCGAAGACGAGCTCGCCGCCTTCCGCGCACGGTTCGTCCCGATCACCGATCCCGGCGTCGTCGCCTACCTCGACGGGAACTCGCTGGGCCGCCCGCTGCGGGCCACCGCCGAGCGGCTGCAGGAACTCGTCGCGCACGAGTGGGGTGCCCGGCTGATCCGGTCGTGGGAAGAACGCTGGCTCACGCTGCCCGAAGAGATCGGCGACGAGCTCGGCCGCGTCGCGCTCGGGGCCGCCGCCGGGCAGACCATCGTCGCCGACTCGACGTCCGTGTGCCTCTACAAGGCGCTCCGGGCCGCCGTCGCGCTGCGGCCCGGCCGCGACGAGATCGTCACCGACGCCGCGAACTTCCCCACCGACCGGTTCCTCGTCGAGAGCGTCGCCGCCGAACTCGGGCTCACGGTCCGGTGGGTGGCGGACGACGACATCGCCGCGGTCACCGGGCCGCGCACCGCCGTGGTCACGCTGTCCCATGTGGACTACCGGTCGGCGGCGATCACCGACCTGGCCGGCGTCACGCGGCTGGTGCACGAGCGCGGCGGCCTCGTCGTCTGGGACCTCTGCCACAGCGTCGGCTCGATCCCGGTCGAGCTGGACGCGGCCGGCGCCGACTTCGCCGTCGGCTGCACGTACAAGTTCCTCAACGCCGGGCCCGGCGCGCCCGCGTTCCTCTACGTCAACGCGCGCCACCACGAGACGTTCGGCCAGCCCCTCACCGGCTGGATGGGTGCGGCCGACACGTTCGGCATGGCCGCGGAGTACGTGCCCGCGCCCGGGATCCGGCGGGCGCTGTCGGGCACGCCGCCGGTGCTGGGCATGGTGGGCGTCCGGGAGGGCGTGGCGCTGCTGGCGGAGGCGGGCGTCGACCGCGTACGCGCCAAGGCCGTCGCGCTGGGCCGCTGGGTGATCGCCCTCGCGGACGCGTGGCTCGTCCCGCTCGGGTTCACGGTCGCGTCGCCGCGCGAAGACGACCGCCGCGGCGGGCACGTCACCCTCCGCCACCCGGACGCCGAGCGGCTTGCGCGCGTCCTCATCGAGCACGGCGTGCTCATCGACTTCCGCCGTCCCGACGGCATCCGCATCGGGCTGAGCCCGCTCACCACCGGGTTCGCCGAGGTCCGGCGGGCCATGGAGCGCATCCGGGAGCTCGCGGGCTGAGCCCGGGCGCTCTCCGGCGCAAACAGTAGCCATGTAGATAGTAGCCATGTACTGTACTGGGCATGAGCACTCCCGGCCACCTCGTCTGGCGGCTGTCCACGAAGTGGCGGGTCGCGGTGGACCGCGCCCTCGCCCCCGTCGGGCTGACGCACGCGCAGTACGTCTTCCTGGCGTCGCTCGCCGGCATGGAGCGCGCCGGGGCGAGCCCGAGCCAGCGCGAACTGGCCGACCACACCGGCTTGGAGGCGCTCTACGTCTCCAAGCTCGCCCGCACCCTCGACGCCGAAGGGCTCGTCGAGCGCACCCGCGACCCGGCCGACACCCGGACCGTCCGGCTGCGCCTCACCGCCCGCGGCCGCGAGGTGACCACCCCGGCGATCGCCACCGTGGCCGAACTGCTCGACCGGCTCCTCGCCCCGCTCGGCGGCCGGCACAGCGACCGCGCGGCGGCACTGGCCCGCGAGCTCACCGTCCTCCTCGAAACCCCGTTGGAGTCCTGAAAGCCATGCTCCACCACGAAGAAACCGGCACGGGCACCCCGATCGTCTTCCTGCACGGCAACCCGAGCTCGTCGCACAGCTGGCGGAACATCCGCCCGCACGTCGGCGGCGGACGGCTGCTGGCCCCGGACCTCATCGGCATGGGCCGTTCCCCCAAACCGGACATCGCGTACACGTTCGCCGACCACGCCGGCCACCTCGAAAGCTGGTTCGACGCGCTCGACCTGGAGGACGTGGTCCTCGTCGGCCACGACTGGGGCGGCGCGCTCGCCTTCGACTGGGCCGCCCGGCACCCCGGCCGCGTCCGCGGGGTCGCCTTCTTCGAAACCATCGTGAAGCCGATGGCCTGGGCCGACCTGACCCCGCAGGCGGCCGGGCGCTCGCGCAAGATCCGCACGCGCGGTGTCGGCGAAGACATGGTGCTGACGCAGGACCTGTTCATCCGCCAGGCATTCACGGGCGGCGTGCGCACGCCGGTCGGCGAGGACGACCTGGCGGCGTACCTCGCCCCGTTCCCGACGCCGGAGAGCCGTCGCCCGGTGCTGGCTTGGGCACGGCAGCTGCCGTTGGGTGGCGAGCCGGCCGAGCTGGTCGCGCGCATCGAGGCCTACGACGAGTGGCTGGCCACGAGCGAGGGGACGCCGAAGCTGCTGATGACGTTCGAAGGCTCACCGACGTTGCTGATCGGCGAGAAGATGGCGCGGTGGTGCGCGGAGAACATCGCGGCGTTGGAGGTCGTCGCGTGCGGAGAGGCCGGGCACCACGCCCAGGAGGACCGGCCCGAGGTGATCGCCGCGGAACTCGCGGGGTGGCTGGACCGGCACGGGCTGCGCACGAGCTGACCGAGAAGAAAGGTGGCCATGACAGAGGTCCGGCTCGATCCGATGACCAGCGAGGAATACGTGGCCTACCACGGCGACGCGGTACTGGCCTATGCCGAGGCCCATGTTTCGGCCAAGAGCTGGCCGGCCGACGGTGCGCGGCAGCGCGCCGTCGACGAGTACGCCGCGCTCCTGCCCGAGGGCGTGGCCACACCCGGCCACCACCTCTACACCGCGCGGACGGGCGACCAGGAGATCGGCATGATCTGGTTCGCCGAACGCGCCCACGGCGCCGGCCGGATCGCCTACCTCTACGACATCCGGGTCGACGCGGACCTGCGCGGCCGGGGGCACGGCGAAGCACTCATGCGGGCGATGGAGCACGAGGTCCGCGCCGCCGGCCTGGAAGCCGTGCGGCTCCAGGTTTTCGGCAACAACGCGGTCGCCCGGTCGCTGTACCGGAAACTCGGCTACGCCGAGACCAACGTCGTCATGATCAAGGACCTCGACCGGCACCCCTGGGGTCGCGCGTCCGAGGTTCGCTGACAGCGGCCAGGCGATGCGCCCCAATGTGGCGTTCGGTGCGTTGGACGCACCGAACGCCACATTGGGTGCGTCAGACGCAACCAACGCCACATTGGGGCGCTCTGGACACGCGGCTTCGGCCACACCGGACCCGCACACGACTTGCGACGGCGAACCCTAGCTGTGTCGCAGCGGCGGGTTCGCCGTCACCCCGAGCACCCGCGCGACCAGCCAGGCGAGGGCGTCCGCGGTCCGCGCCGGTGTGTCCGACGGCTGCATCACGTGGCTCAGCACCGCGCGGACCACCAGGTCGATCACCACCGCGACCCGGTCGTCGGCCAGCGGGGGGTGGTAGGCCGCGACGCGCCCGGCCAGCATGAGCTTCGCCTGCCTCAGCAGCGCGCCTGCGTCCGTGGTCAGCAGCGGCAGGAGCTCCGGTGCCGTGCCGTGGGTTGCGGAGACAATCGCGCGCAGCAGCGTGTTGTCGTCGGCGAGCTCGAGGACTCCGCGGACGGCGTCGTAGATCGCCTCGACCAGGTCGTCCGGGTGGCGGTCGAACGCCGCGGCGACGACGGAGAGGAACCGGTCGAGCTCGTGCGCGACCATCGCCTCGGCCAGCGCCGCCTTGGAGCCGATCTCGTTGTACACGGTCTGGCGGCTGACGCCGGCCAGCTCGGCCAGGCGCGCCATCGTGACGGCCTGCCAGCCGGACTTCGCCGTCAGCTCGATCGCCGCGGCGATGATCGGCCGCCGGTGCTGACCACCTTCCGCCGGCACCGGAACCGCCCTGCTCATGATCGGCATTCTAGGGCCCGGCCGGGCCCACCCGCCCCGGTGCCACGAAGTCGACCTTCTCGCGCACGCCGCAGTCCGGGCAGCACCAGGTGTCCGGGATCGCCGCCCACGGCGTGCCTGCCGGGAAGCCCTCCCGCGGGTCGCCGCGCCGCTCGTCGTAGACGTACCCGCAGCCGGGGCACATGCCGCCTTCGGTGGCGTCGCCGTGGGTGTCGGCGATTTCCCGCGAAGCCGCCGTGACGCGGGTTCCGTAGCGCGCCAGCACCCGGGCCCGCTTGCCGGGCTGGATGTTGGCGCGCGAGATGTCGCCGTCGTAGTGGGCGAGCACCCGCGGGTCCATCACCCGGCGCCACAGCGGCGGGACGAGCGCCAGCACGATCATGCCGGCGTACCCGGTGGGCAGCACCGGCGACTCGGCGAAGTCGCGCAGCGTCTGGTAGCGGCGGGTCGGGTTGGCGTGGTGGTCGCTGTGCCGCTGCAGGTGGTAGAGCAGGACGTTCGTGGCGATGTTGTTGGAGTTCCAGCTGTGGCTGGGGTCGACGCGCTCGTACCGCCGCCGCCCGGGCGCCCCGACCCGCTGCCGCAGCATGCCGTAGTGCTCCATGTAGTTGACGACCTCCAGCAGCGAAAACCCGACGACCGCCTGGATCACCAGGTAGGGCAGGACACCCGGGCCGAGCCACACCACCATCGCCGCCCACAGCACCGCGGACATCAGCCACGCGTTGAGCACGTCGTTGCCGAGCCGGTAGGGATGGCGGTCACGCCGGGCGTAGCGCTTGCGCTCCAGCCGCCACGCCGACTTCAGCGAACCGAAGACGGTCCGCGGCCAGAAGCGGTAGAAGCTTTCGCCGACGCGGCTGCTCGCCGGGTCCTCCGGTGTGGCCACGCGGACGTGGTGACCGCGGTTGTGCTCGATGTAGAAGTGCCCGTACCAGCTCTGCGCGAGCGCGATCTTCGACAGCCAGCGCTCGTGGCTCTCCTTCTTGTGGCCGAGTTCGTGCGCGGTGTTGATGCCGATCCCGCCGACGCACCCGATCGACACGGCGAGCCCGATCTTGTCGGCCACGGTGAGCTCGCCCCGCGCGATCAGCCAGAACGCGGCCGCGAAGCCGAGGTACTGGACGGGCAGGAACGCGAAGGTGATCCACCGGTAGTAGCGGTCGTTCTCCAGCCGCGCGATGACGTCGTCGGGCGGGTTGCTCCGGTCCAGCCCGGCGACGAGGTCGATCAGCGGCACGATCACCAGGATCACGACCGGCCCGATCCAGAACCAGCCGCCCCACCCGGTGGCGGCGTGCAGCCCGATGGCGAGGAACGCCAGGGAGGGCACGACCAGGCCGATCAGCCAGAGGTACCGCTTGCGGTCGCGCCACAGCTCGGTCGAGCCGGCGGGCAGGGTCCCGGTCGCTTCGCTCATCACACCCTCCTTGGCGGCTGAGTGGACATGACGATAGCGGATGTCGAGTCGGCTTGACAATCACTCGGCTGATGTAAAGCACTGCGGCAGCTCGACATCCCGGCCGGACCGAATCCCGTTTTCAGTCGACGAGGTCGTGCGGATCCCGCGCGGCCAGCGCGGCCGCCTCGGAAACCCCCGCGCGCCGGGCGACCCGCCGCCGGGCCCGCACCTGCGCCGCGGTCCGGGGCC belongs to Amycolatopsis tolypomycina and includes:
- a CDS encoding isoamylase — encoded protein: MIKISKSRAGTQRVTFSLPIGAPPGRVSVVGSFNDWTPGRHHLTPRSNGRRSASVDVVPGTVLQFRYLGEDGHWFDDPDLADRADGNCVCTTS
- a CDS encoding LysR substrate-binding domain-containing protein, which gives rise to MTSFKLAYVPGATPAKWVRTWGERVPEVPLTLVPVAAADAAGLLRARDADAALLRSPIDRDGLHAIPLYTETSVVVVPKDHLIAAADEVSTVDLADEVVLHPLDDTLAWESRPGRPAVSRPETTADAIELVAAGVGVLVVPQSLARLHHRRDLTYRPVEDAPQSSVALSWLEEETTDLMEQFIGIVRGRTVNSTRGRPQAPAERKRPERKPAERKPAAVKPARRGGGPPGKRRRRG
- a CDS encoding DUF5997 family protein, which codes for MTSHKTTQTMKPATAAKKLGVYLEATPAEFREGVVTRDELNALQTDPPEWLRELRRTGPHPRPVVAAKLGVSIGGLTRGGITEPLTTEQIDALKAESPEWLVRERATQAEVRKEAVRLKEKN
- a CDS encoding kynureninase, whose product is MKADLSAEAADRLDAEDELAAFRARFVPITDPGVVAYLDGNSLGRPLRATAERLQELVAHEWGARLIRSWEERWLTLPEEIGDELGRVALGAAAGQTIVADSTSVCLYKALRAAVALRPGRDEIVTDAANFPTDRFLVESVAAELGLTVRWVADDDIAAVTGPRTAVVTLSHVDYRSAAITDLAGVTRLVHERGGLVVWDLCHSVGSIPVELDAAGADFAVGCTYKFLNAGPGAPAFLYVNARHHETFGQPLTGWMGAADTFGMAAEYVPAPGIRRALSGTPPVLGMVGVREGVALLAEAGVDRVRAKAVALGRWVIALADAWLVPLGFTVASPREDDRRGGHVTLRHPDAERLARVLIEHGVLIDFRRPDGIRIGLSPLTTGFAEVRRAMERIRELAG
- a CDS encoding MarR family winged helix-turn-helix transcriptional regulator, translated to MSTPGHLVWRLSTKWRVAVDRALAPVGLTHAQYVFLASLAGMERAGASPSQRELADHTGLEALYVSKLARTLDAEGLVERTRDPADTRTVRLRLTARGREVTTPAIATVAELLDRLLAPLGGRHSDRAAALARELTVLLETPLES
- a CDS encoding haloalkane dehalogenase, with protein sequence MLHHEETGTGTPIVFLHGNPSSSHSWRNIRPHVGGGRLLAPDLIGMGRSPKPDIAYTFADHAGHLESWFDALDLEDVVLVGHDWGGALAFDWAARHPGRVRGVAFFETIVKPMAWADLTPQAAGRSRKIRTRGVGEDMVLTQDLFIRQAFTGGVRTPVGEDDLAAYLAPFPTPESRRPVLAWARQLPLGGEPAELVARIEAYDEWLATSEGTPKLLMTFEGSPTLLIGEKMARWCAENIAALEVVACGEAGHHAQEDRPEVIAAELAGWLDRHGLRTS
- a CDS encoding GNAT family N-acetyltransferase, which produces MTEVRLDPMTSEEYVAYHGDAVLAYAEAHVSAKSWPADGARQRAVDEYAALLPEGVATPGHHLYTARTGDQEIGMIWFAERAHGAGRIAYLYDIRVDADLRGRGHGEALMRAMEHEVRAAGLEAVRLQVFGNNAVARSLYRKLGYAETNVVMIKDLDRHPWGRASEVR
- a CDS encoding TetR family transcriptional regulator, encoding MPIMSRAVPVPAEGGQHRRPIIAAAIELTAKSGWQAVTMARLAELAGVSRQTVYNEIGSKAALAEAMVAHELDRFLSVVAAAFDRHPDDLVEAIYDAVRGVLELADDNTLLRAIVSATHGTAPELLPLLTTDAGALLRQAKLMLAGRVAAYHPPLADDRVAVVIDLVVRAVLSHVMQPSDTPARTADALAWLVARVLGVTANPPLRHS
- a CDS encoding fatty acid desaturase, with the protein product MSEATGTLPAGSTELWRDRKRYLWLIGLVVPSLAFLAIGLHAATGWGGWFWIGPVVILVIVPLIDLVAGLDRSNPPDDVIARLENDRYYRWITFAFLPVQYLGFAAAFWLIARGELTVADKIGLAVSIGCVGGIGINTAHELGHKKESHERWLSKIALAQSWYGHFYIEHNRGHHVRVATPEDPASSRVGESFYRFWPRTVFGSLKSAWRLERKRYARRDRHPYRLGNDVLNAWLMSAVLWAAMVVWLGPGVLPYLVIQAVVGFSLLEVVNYMEHYGMLRQRVGAPGRRRYERVDPSHSWNSNNIATNVLLYHLQRHSDHHANPTRRYQTLRDFAESPVLPTGYAGMIVLALVPPLWRRVMDPRVLAHYDGDISRANIQPGKRARVLARYGTRVTAASREIADTHGDATEGGMCPGCGYVYDERRGDPREGFPAGTPWAAIPDTWCCPDCGVREKVDFVAPGRVGPAGP